The region TGGAGGACAAGCGGCCTTAGCAACCCGTTAATTTTAGTCGTCAAACACAGGGGTCAAATTAAGCCTGGATGAGATGGCAtcgattaaaaaatataaaacagatgGACAGATGGGTGCAGTAGGCTAAaggtgaaaaatatgaaaacattgcTGTAGTTGTTGTTAGGGTAagcatgttttttcattttgttatcaACGTTAGCTAGGTAATTTAGCCATCACTTTTGACGGCTAAATTATCTTTTAATCTTTAAAGAGTCCTTGCAACATAATCGCAGATTAACAAACACATGTGTTCTaatgagtctgtgcacaccaaaAGGCGAAATTCGCTGCGCGGAAAAAAATATCGGATCACTCCGTTTTGATGCGAAATTTCGCATGCGGAAAAATGTGTCTGACCAATCGGATACGGATTTAATTGTGTTCTACTATGACATTATAGAACGCAAAGCAGAGGGGGAAAACCCCGGCAAAAATAGGTGAGCAATTCATAAACCTCGTCAGCCAATACCCGGCTTTATACGACTTTATAGTCGGCAAGATTATATCGACACCGAGCCGAAGGACAATATGGGCTGGGATAGCTCGACAACTCCGGAAACGTGGTAATGGTTGCCTAACAACGTGTAAACATTGTGAATATTAGCCAATCGCCTGCTGAGGTAGTGTCAGACTGTCTATGGTCAGAAGTAGCCTAGAGACTACCAAACTAGCTATGTTTCGGCGATTGTagtatacatgcatacatacaggcaTCAGTAGTTAGTCTCAGTAGTTAGTATCATCAACTTGATACAATGCTCAAATGTCGTGGCTATTTGTCAGAATAAAAATCATTAGAAGTCTTTCAATCCTCTGTTGTGAACACTTATTCAATCGGTTAAAGAGTGAGTATAGGGGGAGGGCGAAACAACTAGCAGTATGTAGGCTAATTTTGCATTCTGTGTTCAGTGACTAAAGTGCAGGGCCAGTGGAAGAATCTGAAGGACACTTACAGCAAGTGTAAAAAGGAGAGTCAGGGGACAAGTGGACAGGCAGGAGGACGAAGGAAGAAGAAGTGGAAGTTCATGGCTGCCATGTCCTTCATTGATCACACACGCGAACACAGGAGGTAGCCTAATCTAATATGTAATACGTGCACGCCTATTTTCATTAACGACCACTAGGTGGCAGGCGGTTTATCAAAATGAATGGGATTGTAGGCCTACGGATTCAAATGAAAGAAGTGCACAACTAATCCATTGTGGTCTGTGTAATTGATGGAAAACTGATAAAACCACAAACTATACATTTCCTGAAAGCATAAACCCTCTAGATGTCATTTAACATTAGCTAAAATAAGTCAAGCCCTAGCCTACAAGCCTAAATAGTCGTACTTGGAAGTTTGTGAACCCCTTGGAATTATTTGGTTTTCTGCATAAATTGGTCACTAAATGTGATCTGATCTTCATCCAACTCATCAGTATGACCAAACACAATGTGGATGTGGATGCTATTATGTGTAGATTCTCATGTATAGGGTAATTGGCATGTACTACACAACCCaacatgtatttgtatgtgtgtgtgtgtgtatatatatatatatatatatatatatatatatatatatatctttccTTTACCCCATTGACAATTGTGCATTTACTGTCCTCTTGTTGCCTTGGCTTCCATATTGGTTAACTTTTGACTCAAATTTGACCAATGTATAACCAATGTATTTTATGAGCAACACAGTATGGAGGAGGGCTTGACTTGTCTTAACTCATATTAAATGACATCTAGAGGGTGTATGCTTTCAGGCAATATATCAGGAAACATATAGTTTTGGTGGTTTTAGCAGTTTCCCTTCAACAATGCAGACCAAAATGTATTAGTTGTGCACTTCTTTCATTTGAATCCGTACAATCCCATTCATTTTGAATGGGAGGGCTATTTGAGGGGCTGTTAAAATCACAAAGCTACAAGATCCAACTTGCCATCATACAACATGGTTGTGCCATCACGAGGTGAATGACGAGAGGTATGTTTTCAGCTGAACTGTATGTAACGGTTGACACAGGGTTGAAGAGGGAGCAGATGAGGCTGAAGGAGTTGGGGTTgatgaggaagaagagggagaagagggagaCAGGGCAGAGAGGAGATCCAGCCTCCTAACCCAGGAGAACCCCCGCTAGAAACACATTCCTGGAAAATTACCTGCAGAGgaaggaagaaagagagcaagagagggagaaggagcgTCAGGAGGAGCGCCGGGAGGAGAGGGATAATATACATCAGTTCCTCATCAGCCTGGCTCCATCAATGAGGCGGCTAAATGAGGAGAGTCAGTCTATTGTGAGACTGAAATTCCAACAAATTCTGCACGAGGCAGAGTTTGGCCAGAGGGCCAGTGGGCCAGTCCCCATGTATGatgtacacacacgcccacatgcacacacatacagtggagACCACCTGTTCAATCAGACCTACATGAATttgtaaaattaataaaatatgtaatgtaacctTAAATAAAGTAATctaaactaaataaattaatcaGACTTTTCAGTACAATAATCTGGTGTTTTAAGGTTAATTAGTTGGCAGTAGAATTCTTGTATGAAAGCAATATAGCACTCGTGATCGTGGGGTTGGTAATGGATATACCCACTGCTGTTGACTGCGCTGCGAACAACACCCGTGGGTATATCCATTACCAACCCCACGATCACGAGTGCTATATTGATTATTTAAAATAGTTTGTGACATTATTTCTGTTATAATACAACACTCAATCTTGGAGAACATAACTCACTACCTGGCAAAGAGGAAAAGGAGGCCACACACTAATTGCAAAGAATAAGTTAATTTATTACAGAATTAcaaaatgatgtgaaaaacGTCAGTGTAGTGGAAGATGAAACAAAAGTATGGTGCAGGTCAGTTTTTGAATTgtaaagcaaaaaataatagaaaacaaaaaaactatgtgTGGTGGAGAACACCTGGCAGTGTGGAGAGTGTTGGTCACAGCATGCCACAGCGCACTCTCTCGAGTTGCCAGTCCACTTTGCCTGCTGGTGAGGAGAAATACCGGCAGTGTGTCCTGGTTCTGAATGGCCTGCAATGGTCTGTGGTGCCCTCGGAGAGGTGGGATGGCGGGCAGAAAGCGGTCCACGGCCTCTTCATCTTCACCTTCCTCATTTCTGTGCTGCCCATCCTctcctgtctgacctgcctCTTCCCAGAGGTAATTTGGGTTGGCAGTGAGATGTTTTACATCAAAGCAATATTATATTTAACTTCATGACCACTTATACTGTACAACAGGCTACTTTACCTTATCCACTGTGTCCGGTGCTGGTAAACACGCCACCTCGGTGTCAGAATACCAAAGGCATTCTCCACCATACGACGGGACTGGAGAGCCGGTAATTGAAAATGCACTTCTCCTCTGGCAGGTGTCTCCCAGGGTAGGGCTTCATGATGCAAGTCTTCAGAGGAAAAGCATCGTCAGCCACTATTGCATATGGCAGACTTCCCAGCTCTGGGGCATCAGGTAAGGGAGCAGGTTCTCCCCAGGTTCGATTTGGCAAAGATACCTCCATCACTGTTGCTGCCATAGGCTCCCACATCCACAGCAATAGAATTGTAGTTGTGGTCAACCAGGGCCAGCAAAACAATAGAAAAGGTGCCcttataatgaaaaaataatgatcCAGATCCAGCTGGCTTTTGGATCACCACGTTTCCCATCCAGTGCACCAATGCAGTTGGGGAAATGTCTATGCTGTTGGAAGCCAGCTGCAACTTTCCTCCACAACTCCTCTGTCAGTGCCGGCATGTACCGGTTCACGAACAGCGACCAGATGAGCTCACAGACCTCCCTGACAATGTCTGCCACCGTCGATTTCCCCAGCCTGAAACTTGAGGCAATGGTGAATGGTGAGTGGTGAATGAATCCCCATTACAGAGAAAATACAGGCTACATGAACTTGTTATAGGTCTAAACGTTcacaagaaaaatacataaacttGTTATACATAGTAGGGTGCGTCTCATTCATCTCTCATGTTTCCATAGTCTGATTGTTAAAAATCCCTATTTTCAGTGAGCACGTCTCCGCCTCCCCATCTCCGCAAGCTTACGTTCTGGCCCGTCTATTTCAAAGGTGCGTCTTGCGCGGTTACAGGTGCAGGTTTGAACATTGTATGACGACAAGCTGATTCTTTATCTGAAGACGGTCTACCTGTGAAATCCTTATTGGATTAATATTGCAAGTGCGTCTGTAAAGTTTAAGAGAATGTTAGGCTACGTTAAATAGTTTGGAATGCGCGTCTTTACGCGCCATAATGATTTGTTCATTAAGCCTGTAACATTACATGCTGGAAAAACAGACTTTTGGTGGTTTAAGTGTGTGTAAAATAGCCTATATATTCTGAAACGTCATTTGCATTATGTCAGTTAAAAATACTTGCCATCTTGCACACTTGGCTATAGGCTATCTGGCGTTtgtaaattgtttttcttttcaccatCTGTGCCGTTACGTGGAATCCAGAAAGTCATGTTGGGCCTTGCGGAAATTACTGGATCCACCCCAATACCCATTACGCGTGAGACAGTATCAGTAACTCGAATACAACCAGACAATACATCGTCAGATCATAAAAGAGAAGTCCAGTCCAATAGTCCAGTAAATGGAAGTAGGCCAATGTAACATTTTCAACCAAAGTGTAGAAATTCCTtacctcaaacacactgccaggCGTTGTTCTGGGTCGATGGGCACCCTGTAATTGGTGAGCTGTCTCCTCAGGTGAGGAGCAAGGATAAGAAGCGCCTCGCCACACTCATCCGAAAATACTGACGGAACTGATCATTGTAGAGTTTCAGCTCTTGGATGAGCTGATGAAACGCCTGCTGTCGCCTCCGCTCCAACAAGGGGTGAACCCAATACTTTGTTATTCACTAACATATCAATCACTATGAGATCTTCATCACTTGACGACATCTTTACTAATGACACTCTCGCGACTGACAGTCACGGCGCGAAAGCAGCACGAAATAGAACGCAAAATATAAAATCTGGATTATTGCTGTATTTATATTCCATTTAGCTGACCTGAGatttaaatacaatatttattgggaggggaaagaaacacaaataaataaataaaaacacatgcagTTGCACAAACAGGTTGTCCTCCAGCATGGCGgatgagtcaaggtcacatgaTTTGTGACATGCATTAAGAACAAATTGAAAACAGTTCCTGGTTCACTGGCTGTGTCAAACTGAACGGAGGCAAGTTATAATGGCTTTGTAACAACTCTAGTCACACTGTAGTACCTATACAGAATCTATGCCAAGAAGAGAAAGTGAAAACAAGTGGTCAGCTTTCAAAAAGAAATGCAGTCAATTTATTGatacagattttttattttttattttattttatgtcaacAGTTAAAGATGGAATAACTGACTCACTCCATACACAtcaacatgaaaataaagaaacgtCTGAACTGAACAAATGTTAGTTTATTCTACTTTTATATAACATTGAAATGTTGCTTAGAAAGGTTCCAAAGtatatgcaaaaaaagaaaaacattttcttcaagATATTAAATGCCCTTTTAAATTCCCTTCTGCCTTGGGCTGTCATCAGCTATGCACTTCCTAGTATAGCATTCTATTACTTTTGgggagtaatgtaatgtaaaggctATTGTCATGTAAAAGGAGGGTTCATAGTACTTCATTTTCTActcttcaaaaaagaaaaagaaagaaaagtgtaTTGTAGTTTTACCCCATTAAATCCTTCTCCCCATGCAGTAGGACTTGCCACTGACTTAACCGTGCACTTTCAGTACTTTTCAGAATACTGAAGGAAAATCTAGTGCATCAATGATTTAACTGCTGCACTCAGTCCATAAACTGCTCTACTTAAGATGAATTCAAATGCCAGTGATGGTTTCAAAATCTTCACTTCAGATCTTTCACCATTCCTCCGAATAAGCATCTTCAGGCAagatgtacatgtacatgtacaaatCTTTGAGTAGAGATGATCACAGCTCATTGAAATGCTGCCCGTAGTGATGCATGTCTCCTGTTCATGTGGTCTTCAGTGCCTCTTGTGCAGCAAATCCTCCATTTGCTGCGGTGTTATAAGGGTCAGAAGCACATTGCTTCCCAGGAAGATATTCCCGTTTCGACTTTCAGCTACTTTGGCCACATCTTCCGATTGGAATTTCACCAGTGCCTCGCCAATTCCCACACCCTGCTGATCATACAGCAAGTTGATGTGATCCGCTGAAACTCCACATTCAGAGAAAAAATCTTTTACTTCAACCTTCTGAACATCAGCTGGCAGGTTTCGTACATACAAGCAAGTTTTGAGTGAGTGAAATCTCCCTCTGGGTTTTTCAGGCCTAAGTGCTTCAATGCTGCCTCGGTCCACCTCAGTCATTAGATTACTGCTGTTGATCATCTCCGTTATGTTTTCCTTTGTGACTGCTGAGACTTTTATAGTCTGAGAGGAGAACTGGCATCTATTGAGATTCAATGCAATATGGTAGTCTTTAAGGTTGTCAAAGATAATGAATGCAGTGCTAGTCCTGTAGCCTTGCTGATCAAGTAAATGTAAAACCTTATCATTTTTAATGTACGAACATCCAAATAATTCTTTGATCTCAGTCTTTGACATTTTCGGTGAAATATTTTCTATCTTCACACAGAATTCTTCActaggtgagtgtgtgcaggattGGTGCCTCTTCGGTGAACTTGATCTCAAACAGCCTTCAGGATACCTTTTAACTGGAGCTGAAGACTCATTCCTCTGGCATTCTTTCAATGACTTTTTATACTTAAGTGCACTGACCCACATCTCCAATGAGGCTTCCTTAACTTCAACAGAAAAAGATCCAATACTTTGATGGTTTAACTTTAGCCCTTCTAAAGCATCCTGCTCTCTAGTGAATTTCACCAGGCAGCCATAACATCGGCCAATCTGGACATTGGTAATAACGTCTTCAACCTGGAGTCCTTCGAAAAAATGGTCAATATCTTGCCTGGTGATCAATTCTGGCAGTCCGTACAGCCTTAAGTAATGGGTGTTCATGCGAGACGTTGACCTCCTTCTCTTTAGCTGCTCCTTGGAGGTAGTAATATGGTCAGGCTTACACTCCACATTCTTCATTGGCTGTGGTGCCATGTTCAATCCCAACTGCTTTGCCTGCAGGCTTCCAATGGCTGTAAATAAGCCGAGTAATAATGCTGCCACTGGGTCAGGTGTActtgcttcagttaatgcttTCGCTTTTTTTTCTGGGCCCTTTTTTGAagatttgcatttttttaaacgaTATGCCATCTGGTGCTGCAGTTCCTCTTTACAGCTGAGAGACAGGGTTACCCGAGATCCTCGGAGTACACTTCCAGAACGTTGCATTGCAAGTCGAGCATCTTTTTCTGTTGCAAATATTATGAAGGCTTCCCCTCTGCTGCCTCCTGTGATGTATACACCTCCTCCTGGGATTTGTAATCCATCGAAGAATCTACGTATATCTTCAGATCCTGCCTCTATGTTTAGCCCGTGAAGCCGTATGACTACTGCCATGTTCAAGTTTCTCCTCAACACCTGTTCAGTACCTGTTCAGATAAAAATGTACACTTAGTTTGTCAATGGAAGTGGTTTAAAGGAAAAGTACACTTTCTGGTTTGAAACAGGTGATTTGAGTTTTGGAGGGTTGATTCACCCAGACAGTTTGTGTGCactgaataatattttatatatttacagaaTGTCGACAATGATCCTTTTCCTACAGCACGATATCAGTATTAGTACAGGGGAACATTGTTCTTAGTTTGTTCTGCTTTAGAACCGAACAGTAAAAACCATCTGATATAAAAAGTGCATAGTAGTCCATGCACTGCAGGTTGTTTAACGCTATTATTAATCCCAGAATACCATTTAAAGTCACCACCAATTGTAAAAAGAgcagacaagaaaaaaaaagaaaaaaagaaaagaaccgtcttgaaataccaaaaaaacaaaaaataaataaataaaaataaactatccaTTTCACACCAGTTCAAATAAGTAGGTCATTAAGACATGGCTGAAATACTTGTAACTAGTTTACGAGTTGAGGAAAATCATGGGCAAAAATGCGACGATAGTTTAAAACCAACATATTAAATGGGACGAAATGCAAATTAAAGAAATACACCGGCAATATAGCTAGGATTAGCTAATACAAATACACAGTTCTCATAATTAAACACAAACGTACCATAACTCCACAGACACGTTAGGCGTGCGAATAAATCTGTACTAACAGGCTAATATTATTGGGGAAAACCACATGCCGTTGTTCTTACGAACAAGATGTTTTCGTATTATATGTATTTCTCTAGTAACATTATCAGGCTTATAGGAAGAAGCCTGATGGGTTTCTAGAGACATAACCATACGTtatataaaatatgcatataACCTCACACTTACCTGACtgcatacaaatatacatataacCCCACACTTACCGAGAACTCATGCAACACGTTGCGCTGTTCTCCAGCGCAAACACAACAATGAAAGAGCGCGGGCTTTTGCAGGAAAGACAGGGGGATGGTTTAACGGAAGTTACTATGGTGCGCACAGGAAGAGTAATCAGACTTCATTCTGCCATGGCGACGGAGACGCTACTGAGGCTGATTTGTGTGTCCCTTTTACTTCTGTTGTTAAAATCTAATATTTACCTCTGCCAGCAGTTTACAATTTCCTTCATGCAACCTTCAGACTGTGGTGCAGGAAGAATCTTTGATATTTCAAGCTTGTCTTGCGTCAAATGTGGACCTAATCAAATAAGCAGTAAATCAGGTAAGTGTGGCTAGTTGGCTAGTTAGCTAGACAGCTACTTAACGTACAGTTAGTTGACGTTTGTCTGCACAAACCCAGCTGAGACAGGCCACTCTAGTCTTAATCAACCAGCCgagttgttttgtttgcttgctaGCAAGCATAGGAGTCTGGCCGTGTAActattatttctgtatttattccCTAAGAAATTAGTTGATGACGTACCttgttcatgtttttaatcAACGTTATCGTTACCGATAATGACTTCCTTTTGCACTCGCTAAAGGTACCGCGTGTATATGTCAGACTGGATTCAAGGTGATCTCAAGTAATGGTGCAACAGTAACATGTCAACAATGTCCAACCGACACCAAACCGGTATGTGCTTATAAAACTGTTGATACGTAAGCATATAACTTGTTTCCCTCTATTAATATAACTAATCGTCCTTTAAAATTACTGCACAGTCTAAATGTACATAGGTAGTTATTTATATTGCATGCACACTGAAAGAAAGACATTGACTTTTAAGTAAGTAAGTTAAATATAATTTA is a window of Conger conger chromosome 1, fConCon1.1, whole genome shotgun sequence DNA encoding:
- the rbm12ba gene encoding RNA binding motif protein 12Ba, which codes for MAVVIRLHGLNIEAGSEDIRRFFDGLQIPGGGVYITGGSRGEAFIIFATEKDARLAMQRSGSVLRGSRVTLSLSCKEELQHQMAYRLKKCKSSKKGPEKKAKALTEASTPDPVAALLLGLFTAIGSLQAKQLGLNMAPQPMKNVECKPDHITTSKEQLKRRRSTSRMNTHYLRLYGLPELITRQDIDHFFEGLQVEDVITNVQIGRCYGCLVKFTREQDALEGLKLNHQSIGSFSVEVKEASLEMWVSALKYKKSLKECQRNESSAPVKRYPEGCLRSSSPKRHQSCTHSPSEEFCVKIENISPKMSKTEIKELFGCSYIKNDKVLHLLDQQGYRTSTAFIIFDNLKDYHIALNLNRCQFSSQTIKVSAVTKENITEMINSSNLMTEVDRGSIEALRPEKPRGRFHSLKTCLYVRNLPADVQKVEVKDFFSECGVSADHINLLYDQQGVGIGEALVKFQSEDVAKVAESRNGNIFLGSNVLLTLITPQQMEDLLHKRH